Sequence from the Gemmatimonadota bacterium genome:
CTCCCCTGGCTCGAGATCGATGAGCCAGGGCGACTTGTCATCGTGGCAGGCGCTTTCCTCAGTGCAAACGTTGACCGAAGGATGCAGTCGTCCGCGGCCAGCACCCTCACTCATGTCATCTCCGCTCGACTCGAGCGGAAACGGTCGTGGCCACACGCCCGCTAGCCAGAACGGCCCGATCGAATCTTGCGGCTGCACGCTTTTTGTTGCGGCGTGCGCCGGGTCGTGCTCGAACACGAGTCCCGCGTCGCGTGCGTGGGCGAGCATCCATTGCAGCGGCACGAGAGAAAGCGTGACCTCCTCGTACCCCTCCTCCTACGTCTGCATGCGCGCCGCGAAACCACTCCTGCCGGAGCAGTCTTGGCGCGTTGCTCGCGTCCAGCTCGACCAGCACGGGAGTGTAGGATACCCGCTGCTCGTCGATCGCCACGGCATGGCAGACGGTATCGACAAGCGACATCGCATTGACGGCATGGAAGCGTGGGGCAATCGGGAGAGGGTTGAGGCTGAACTGTCCTCCCCAGACGGGCGCTCCCATCGCGCCAACCGTATCCCAGAGCCCGAGAAAGCGCACCCGCACGTGGTCGTGCGACAGGCGCCGACGTTGCTCCAGTGTGCGTTTGTGCCTGTCCCCGCGCAGCAGACGATGATATGCATGCGTCACCGCTTGAATCTGGCGCTCGTGCCCGGCGGTTAGCAGTCCTGCGTGCTGCACGAGGCCGACGAGACTCCGTGCAGCATACGCTCCACGGCTGAAACCGAAGATGAAGATCTCGTCCCCGGGGAGGTATTCACGGACGAGCAGCGCGTAGCCCTCCCGAATCTGACGAGACAGCCCCCACCCCGACGCCCCCCCGAAGACCGGGTCCAGCAGGCCACGCGTGATGGTGTTGACGAACTTCCACAGCGGTCCGATAAAGGCAGACCAGCCTCGTCCCACGCCGTGAAGGTAGAACACCTTCTGCGTCGGCCCGCCAGAACGCTCGGCGAGGGCGCGCAAGCGCGCGACGTTGGTGATGGTCCCCTTGCGCGGTGCGGCAGAGTTCCAGGTTCCATCGAACAGCAGCACGAGTCGCCGAGGCTGTCGCCGGGCTCGACATGCCTCTTCATTGCGCGTGACGGCAGTCAACCCTTCGGCTCCGCGTTGACTCGAAACCACGCGATGGAGCGTACGGGGAGTCCGTGTATCAGTGCCGGCTTCATCTTAAGCTCCCGCGCCCACGCCGAGACCTCATCGGCCACGAGGGACTGCATCTCGCGGTACCGATCTTCAACCTCGATGTCTCCCACGTCGACCACCGTTCCTTGGTCATCGACCCTGAGGCGCATCTTGAATGTGAGTGCCTCGTTCTCGGGTACGCAAAGCGGGAAGGCCGGCATCGGATCGGGAAGGGCGGCTGGCACTCCGGTCTCTGCGTCGGAGTACCAGCGATCCCAGTCGATGATGGGGCGTGCGAGTGATGGCCGAGTCAACTGGTCCTTGATCCAAGTGATCACGACCTCGATGGATGCGTCGTCGCTGTGCGGCAGCGCGTGTCGGAGCACGCCCCCAAAGCGCGATCCTCTCAGGCCTCGCTGCGCGGGCTCGCGAATGACATGCTCCGTCACGAGGCTGCGGTCAGCGAGGAACGGTCGAGCGCCCACTTCTGCTCGCACGGACATTCCCTCGGATCCACGTAGTCCAAACCCTGCGTGCTGCAACGCCACAAGCGGTCCGCCGAGCGCCCATCCGCTGACGGCAGCGAACGCCCGCGCCGCTCCGAGCAAGAGCAGCGGCAGCATGAGTGCCACCTGCCACCAAGCAGCTTGCTCGCTCTCGGTGAGGCCCTGCGAACATGCGCCGAGCAGCAAGCCGGGCCAGAGCGCACCCCTTCCACTTCTCGTAGAGCCGGGCCAGACCTTCGCTGGCGTGGCGTGGCCAGTCCGTCAAACGAAGTCCGAGGAGTGCCTCATCGCCCTTCGCCCGTACGACCAGCATAGGCACCGCATCGATCCGCGTTGCTTCTGCCATACGCAGCCATTCTTCCTGTGTTGCGAGGTCGAGTCGTGCACGTCGGCGATTCCAGGACCAGCTCCAGACAAGTCCAAAGGCGACGGGGAGCGACAGTACGCTTGCGGCGACTAATACACCCGTGCCGTCGGACGATTGCAGTCGCGCCCCCACCTCCAGCAATCGCGTGCCAACGGTGATATCCGCGTAGCGCCGAAGTCCATCTCCGAACCACGCAAGAAGGAAGGCGCCGAGCGCGGCGATCGCCGAGAGTACAAGGGTGGTGCCAAACAGGGCGACGTAGGCCCGCACGAAGAGTCCGGCGAGGGAAGGCGCAGCCGCTTCGCCCGTGTTCCGCTCGCTCACTCGCACGAACGGTGTCCCGAGGCAGACCAGTCCGCTCATACTCCGCTGCCGGACAGGGTCCCGCAGCGCACCCAGCGCTACGTTTCCACCGTGACTGTGTGCAATGATGAAATGCCGGGCATCGGGGTGCGCGCCGAGTCCTTCATCGAGCGTCCGTGCGAGATCGGCAGCTGCGTGACGACGGTCCGCGTTGCGGTTTCGCCCGGTCCATTCGAATCGACGGGCAATCAAAACTCCGTCCAGCGCCCCGCGTAGCGCCGTGCACAGCGCGCCGGACTCCTGGATCCACTCCGACTCGGTATTCGCGAAGGTCCCGTGTACGAGCGTGACGACCGTCTTCATCCCGGGACCTCAGCGCGTGGATTGGCGCTCGTACTCATCTGCGGCGCGCCGGGTCTCGTTAGGCCACTCGCCCAGGCTTGAAAGGTGCGGTCACCGGCTGCTCCCTCCCTCCACACGCGCCACGCCTCCCCGCGGCTGCACGGAGTGAACCGCTGCAGAGACCACGGGCGGGCCAGGCGTAAGTCACGGCTCCACGCGCCGCCGAGGAATGCGACCGCATTGCTCGCACGGAGTCGCCCGAACCAACCGCCGCGCGAGTGGAAGTTGATCCCCGGTGTGTGATGCGTTAGCCCACGCACTCGACGCCAGTCGCAGGTCCGCCGCGTCCATGATACGGGGTCGATGTTGACCAGCAATCCTACGCGGGCATCCGGCATACGGGGCAACTCGTACGCCGTTTCGCCCTTCCTGCCCTTCCTGCCGGCCGTGCGGAAATAGCTTTGCGGCCTGAAGTCACCAGCACTCAACAGCAATTCCGGTCGTTCCCCCTGGGTACCCCTCATCGACCACCTCTCCGGAGTGCTGCTACTTCGCCACGACTCGGACCCCGAACACGGCGACCGGAAGCGGCTCGATGGATGCCCGGGACCACCAACGCTCCACGCCGACTTCCAGCGAGAGTGGACCGGCGAAGGACTGTCCCCAGTCCTTTCCCACCCGAAGTCCGATCATCGAGCCATGGTATCCAAACGAGGGATCCGAGGGCGAACGACGCCTCGCGTAGTCGCTCCAGGCCGTGCCAACATCCAAGCGACCGATCAGCGAAGACGCACCGTTGTCACCGTGTTGTGCGCCGAAATCGAGAGTAACCCGGAGGCTCCACATACGTGGCATCGAACACATCGAGGTCACGCGCCACGAGAACGCCCAGTAGCGGGCGCAGCTCTGTCCAAGAAGCCGGAACGCGCCGTTGCACTGAGGCGAACCACTCATTCCCCGTTCGATCCGGCCCCTCGACGCCAAAGTGACGGCGGGTCGCGCCAACGTTCAGCTCTCCCTGCTCCGTGTCGAGCTTGAATCGGTAGGCAGCGCCTACTTCGACGACATCCGCGCGTTCGATCGACGCGCGATTGGCAACCAGGTCGCCGCCGATGCTCTCAGGAGAACCGCGTGTCGGTCCTGCTTCCCATCGATCTCCCACAGTGCCAGATGCAGCGTCGCACTAGGCACAGACGATCCAAGATCGAGCCCCGCCACGCTCGCGTCGAGCGAATGGCCAGTTCCAGCGAGTCGATACGCAGGACGCTCGGTCCCAGCAGACCGCGCCCCACAACCGTCGTTGCGGCTGGGGAGGCGCGCCCAAGCTCGCTTGTCTGGGCGTCGGTGCGCTGACGAGGTGTCACCGCGCACAGAAGCGCAACGCACAGCACGAGTCGAGTCGGCGCCATCATGCGACCGTCCCTCAAAGCCGCTCCGCGCGCCTTCCTCACGCCCGGCAGGAGCTGACTGACCGTGGCGAGGGAAGCGCTCGGCGAGCGCCTGAAACGACTGGCGTGTTGGATGAATCTCGTTCTGCCAATCGTCGAGCCCCGCGAGCGTATTCCGCAGGTCGACGTGCGCGAAGAAGCCTGCCTTCGTGACGGCGAGCGGTGTCAGGACCGAGTCGTTGAACTGATCGATCATCACGCGCGCGATGGCGTGCTGAAGCTTCGGATCGTTGATGCCCAACCGTACCATCTCCGGAAAGACCCAGGACCAGGCCCAGCCCGTTCCGGGGAAGATCTTCACGGGACGATTGGACGGGTAGAAGTAGTCATAGCCATGCGCGAAGATCGGGCACAGCGGCCTGATCTCGTCGATCAAGTATCTCGTAGGACGTGAGGATCGTTGCCAGCATCGGGCTCCACTGCGCTGTTGCGAGGTAGTCCTCCGGGTTCGAGGTTCGGGTCGTAGGCCAGAAGCGCACCGCGCAACTCCGAGCCGACGATATCGTTGCCGCCACCACTGAAGAACAGAAAGACGGGGCGTTCCGCCTGTACCACCTTCTTGAGGGCGCGAATCGGCGCTGCGCCCTTCGATGCACCCACCATGTTGGCGACTGTGTCGCCTGACGACTCCAGTCGCTTGAGGGCGAATCGGTGCGTGTCGTCGATGCGATCGATGAGGTTCAGGTATAGTTCGTAACTAAACCATGAATCTCCTTCCGTGATCACCGGCGAGAGTCCATACTCCCGGGCCTTGCGGTAGCGTGCTTCTCGCTCGGACGCCTGGTATCGAGCCAACTTCCCCTCCCCACACAGACGCGTGGCGCGCGGATCTATCCGCGGTTGGTTGTTTGTCTCACGTGCGCGATCATGATAGCACGTGAGAACACTCGTCGAGGACGGTCTCCAGGCAGCCGCGCTTTCTCTTCGTCCCCGATGTATGGCAACGCGCGGTCCGGCAATGGTATACGCTTGAGATCGTCAGTGCTTCCAAGGACTGAACAAGCGTAGGGCAGCGATGCCATGCACCTCTGATGGTCTCCTCACCTTGGGTGCGGCAACCGGCCGTTCTGATCGGCGCTCGACGTCGCCTCGTTCGGGCGAACACATGGGAACCCTGAGAGGGGCGCCTTGGGAGAAACAAACGGACATCTCAACCGGGGCGAGTCCTCCACGGGCTTTGCTCACTGCCCGCAATACCACGCCAGCCTCGGCGCCATTGAAACGATGCTGCGGCACGAGCGCCAAGCACTCGCGCGTGTGCCGATCGATCATCGTCAGCACGCGAATCTTCTCGCCCGGCAGCAGGACGTCATGGACGAAGTCCATCGCTGATTCGCGGCCGTCAGCTGCGCGGCGGCGGAGCGCGCCGTCACGGTCTTCCGCTTCTTCGGACGCCGGCGTGCCAGCTGCAGTCCTTCCGAGCCGTATAGGCGCCGCACCCGCGTGATGTGACGGTCCACCCTTCCCGCCGCAGCAGCAGGTAGAGTCGCCGGTAGCCCCAGCTGACCCGGGCGCCGGCCAGCTCCCGCAATCGCGCGCGAAGCGGCATCTGCGACGGCCGACAGGAGCGGTACATCACGAGCGAGCGCGCCACCCCCGTGGCGTGACACGCGCGCCGTGTCGAGAGCTGGTAGGCCTCCGCGGCCCAGGCCACCAGTTCCCGATTCGCTGTCGGCGTCACCACTTTCGCTTGAGCGCCTCGCGCAGAATGGTCTTGTCGAGCGACACCTCCGCGACGAGCGACTTCAACTGCCGGTTCTCGTCGCGCAGCTGCTTGAGCTCGCGCACCTCGCTAACGCCCAAGTCGCCAAAGCGGCGTTTCCAGCGGTAGAACGTCGTCTCGGTCTTGCCGAGCTAGCGACAGATATCCACGGCGGGCGTGCCGGCCCCCGCCTGCCGCAATGCCGCGACGATCTGCTCTTCGGTGAACTTGCTCGACCTCATTGGCTCCTCCGTTGCTCGCACGGTGGGGCCGGATCGATCGGCTGTCAGAACGGGAGTACACCTGGTCCAACCTACGGGGAGCCCCGCCCAAGGCCCCGACCCGGTGCTCACGATGCGTCGCAGTGATGCATTCGTTGACAATCTCAGCCAGAAGGCGTTGTCGGTCCGAGATGACGCGGACTCTTCAGCCGTGGCCGTCAGTAGTCCAAAAGCGTATACGCGACGACGACGCATACGACCAACGGGAGCATGCCAAGCATCATCAGCGCCATCGTCGCACCGAATGCGTTGTAGAGCATGGCAGGATGCGCGCGACGACGCTGAATGACGGTGAGGGAAAGTCCGCAAGCGTGGCCACGTCCTGCCCGGGTAAGTGGCGCACGCGCACCGCGAGCCTCGCGCGCGTGCAGTTACCGCCGAGCTTCCAGACGCGGGGCGCATGCTCGACGCACCCTCGCGCCACGGCGGCCTCGACGACGGCCTCCGCATCGAAGTACGGGTCGGTTTGATACTTCCAGTTGACGTCACTCAAGTCGAAGGTCCTTTGCCGGCGCGTGCGTCCATCGACGTAGCGCACCGTGATGCTGTCGGAGCGCACGGCCACGTCAAGGCCTTGGTCGACCCGCATCGACCATTCTACCTCTCCGGTGGTCAGTGTCCCGTAGGTCATCAGCTCCGTAATCGCATGCTGGCGATTGAGGATGTCGCGCCCGAGCGTCGCAAGCATCCACGCCGCGCCGAGCGACAGCACCCCACCCGCGACGAGCGCGGCCCGTCGGCGGATCAGCCGCAGGGTTCGGCGCACCGGCAACAGCGCACGTGGTCGGCGGGTCGGCACTCTGTACACGACTCGCTCTTTCGATGCCGGCGCGGGAGCCAGCGTCTCCCACACACCGCTCACCACGTCGAGGACCTTCTTGTCCGACCAGTAGTTCGGGTGAGCGGTGAGGATGCGTGACCACTGCCCGGTGCTGTGGTCCTGTCCACTCCCTGAAAGCGCGAGGGCAAGATTGCCGCCGACCTGGTCGAACGGTCGGTAGACATTGAGCCACCGAAACGTCGCCATCCGCCCGGCCACGTGCGACGCCGCAGCTGCGCAGCCCGGCGGGAAGAGCTCGCCGGTCCAGAAGCGCATGAAGAATCGCCGCAGCGGGGACCCAAGCGTCACGAGCCGCACGTGATGCGACCCGTCCCACGATGGACTGTTTGCGAGGCTGTCGAGGGCGACGACCGACCCGAGGCTATGCCCCACAACAACGATCTCTCCTTCGTCGCCTCTGTCGATGAGCGGGGCGATTTCCGCAGCGAGTCCTCGCTGGATCCGCTCGCGATAGTCGGGCTCACCCAAGTACATCGCCACGTCCAGCACGATCTTCAAGGCGCCGCCCGCGATGCTCGCCGCGGTGGTTGTCAGGAAGTACAGGAGCGCGACACTGAATGCCAACGCGCACGCGAAGACCACCACGCCTCGTTGCTCTTCCAGGATCGTCCAGTCCAACAGCCCAGCCACGAGCAGCGTCACGATCATTACGGCACCGACCAGCTCGACGCGATCTTTGCGGAGGTGCACCCACGGGATCGCGAATGGTACCGCGGCGGCTGCCACGAGCGGCTGCAACCCGAGCAGGACCAGCCCCCGCGCGGTCACGAGAAGCGCGGATAGGCGCCGTTCGACCACGGCGATCGCCGTTGCGATGGCGAGTGCCGACATAGCACACATCGCGCTCGCCGCCACGAGTGCCCGGGCGGCACCCCACATGATGTCGCTGGAAAGCTGCGCCGGCGCTCCCAACAATGCAGCGCTCACTTCCGCGGCAAGCAAGGCCGCACCCATCGTGCACACCATGAGGACCGCCAGCACCAAGCAGAGATGCGCGCCTTGAATCAATCCGCACTGGATGGCCGCCCAGCGACCAAAGACGACGCGGCTCGAGCCTCGCCGATGGAATCCGACCACCGCGGTGCGCGCGATCGCCCGAGCCGCCCGATGCGCGACCCATCCGTGCAGCGCCTCGGGGCCGGTGGGATGGTCGACGAGCACGTTCCAGTTGAACTCCACGGCAGGTGCATCCACCTGCGCGTCACGGAGGATCTGCTCGACGGCTGCGGCAATCGATCCAGGTGCCGGGTTGCCGACACCGTGAATGAGCACGGCACGTCGCCCCGCCGGCCGATTCTGCGGGATCACCGGTTCGAGAGGGCTCGAGGGAGCGCGAGAAGGATCGAGGGTTTCGCCAAGCTCCCCGTTGGCACGATCGCCGCCGTCTCAACCATTC
This genomic interval carries:
- a CDS encoding DUF2235 domain-containing protein, which produces MLLFDGTWNSAAPRKGTITNVARLRALAERSGGPTQKVFYLHGVGRGWSAFIGPLWKFVNTITRGLLDPVFGGASGWGLSRQIREGYALLVREYLPGDEIFIFGFSRGAYAARSLVGLVQHAGLLTAGHERQIQAVTHAYHRLLRGDRHKRTLEQRRRLSHDHVRVRFLGLWDTVGAMGAPVWGGQFSLNPLPIAPRFHAVNAMSLVDTVCHAVAIDEQRVSYTPVLVELDASNAPRLLRQEWFRGAHADVGGGVRGGHAFSRAAAMDARPRTRRGTRVRARPGARRNKKRAAARFDRAVLASGRVATTVSARVERR